The Lentzea guizhouensis genome contains a region encoding:
- a CDS encoding roadblock/LC7 domain-containing protein, with translation MEEMTGGQAKLNWLLDDLVSRVVGARHAVVLSADGLLLARSPELSKDDSDHLSAMASAFQSLARGTGRHFGGGQVRQTIVEMERAYLFVTAAGQGACLAVVGDEDADMGMIAYEMNMLVKRVGSYLSTAPRTPLPTALGLS, from the coding sequence ATGGAAGAGATGACCGGCGGGCAGGCCAAGCTGAACTGGCTGCTGGACGACCTCGTGAGCAGAGTGGTGGGTGCTCGGCACGCGGTGGTGCTCTCCGCTGACGGTCTGCTGCTGGCCCGTTCTCCCGAACTGTCCAAGGACGACTCCGACCACCTCTCCGCGATGGCGTCGGCGTTCCAGTCGCTCGCCCGCGGCACCGGCAGGCACTTCGGTGGCGGCCAGGTGCGGCAGACCATCGTCGAGATGGAGCGCGCCTACCTGTTCGTCACCGCCGCCGGACAGGGCGCCTGCCTCGCGGTCGTCGGTGACGAGGACGCGGACATGGGCATGATCGCCTACGAGATGAACATGCTCGTGAAGCGCGTGGGCAGCTACCTGTCCACCGCGCCGCGCACCCCGCTGCCCACCGCGCTCGGGTTGTCATGA
- a CDS encoding MFS transporter: protein MTILDETIVNVALPVMRDELGFSQGGVSWVINAYLIAYGGLLVFAGRLGDLIGHKNVLLAGVTVFTVASAVAGLSQNSVTMVAARFGQGAGAALITAVTLALIVTMFTEPQEQTKAIGFYGFTFAGGGAFGLLVGGVLMQLTSWHWLFFINLPIGVISVIAGWKLLPGGKGLGIKQGLDVTGAALLVSSVSLLVYSVVNAEHSGWTAVTTLSYAAGALILLTGFVIRQRMARVPLFNLGILRSRVVAGANIVQFLVVGAMYGGFFLATQYMQQIHGYSPLQVALAFLPMTGAIGLSSLWLIGVLTPKIGERGLLLLGLGLFLVGAGLLARTPIEAGYLVDVLPATLFLGFGMGLGYPPILSLAMSTAKEDEVGVISGLANSTGQVGGAMWVAVVGSVIGSVAVSAGGTGSVAAVNSGLMYGSFVMIGILAAAVLVTLFVIGRVKTPADGESTAPALVH from the coding sequence ATGACGATCCTCGACGAGACGATCGTCAACGTGGCTCTGCCCGTCATGCGGGACGAGCTCGGGTTCTCCCAGGGCGGCGTGTCCTGGGTGATCAACGCCTACCTCATCGCCTACGGCGGTCTGCTGGTCTTCGCCGGGCGGCTCGGTGACCTGATCGGGCACAAGAACGTGCTGCTCGCCGGCGTCACGGTCTTCACGGTGGCCTCGGCGGTCGCGGGGCTCTCGCAGAACTCGGTCACGATGGTCGCCGCGCGGTTCGGGCAGGGCGCGGGGGCGGCGCTGATCACGGCGGTGACGCTGGCGCTGATCGTCACGATGTTCACCGAGCCGCAGGAGCAGACCAAGGCGATCGGCTTCTACGGCTTCACCTTCGCGGGCGGCGGGGCGTTCGGCCTGCTCGTCGGTGGTGTGCTCATGCAGCTGACGTCGTGGCACTGGCTGTTCTTCATCAACCTGCCGATCGGTGTCATCAGCGTCATCGCCGGCTGGAAGCTGCTGCCCGGCGGCAAGGGGCTGGGGATCAAGCAGGGGCTGGACGTGACCGGGGCGGCGCTGCTCGTGTCGTCGGTGTCGCTGCTGGTCTACAGCGTCGTCAACGCCGAGCACAGCGGGTGGACCGCGGTCACCACGCTCTCGTACGCCGCCGGTGCGCTCATCCTGCTGACCGGGTTCGTCATCAGGCAGCGGATGGCTCGGGTGCCGCTGTTCAACCTGGGCATCCTGCGCAGCCGGGTGGTGGCCGGCGCGAACATCGTGCAGTTCCTCGTCGTCGGTGCCATGTACGGCGGGTTCTTCCTGGCCACCCAGTACATGCAGCAGATCCACGGCTACTCGCCGCTGCAGGTGGCGCTCGCGTTCCTGCCGATGACCGGCGCGATCGGGTTGTCCTCGCTGTGGCTGATCGGCGTGCTCACGCCGAAGATCGGGGAGCGCGGCCTGCTGCTGCTCGGCCTCGGGCTGTTCCTCGTCGGCGCCGGGCTTCTGGCGCGCACGCCGATCGAGGCCGGATATCTGGTCGACGTGCTGCCCGCGACGCTGTTCCTCGGCTTCGGCATGGGCCTCGGCTACCCGCCGATCCTGTCGCTCGCCATGTCGACGGCCAAGGAGGACGAGGTCGGCGTGATCTCCGGCCTCGCGAACTCCACCGGCCAGGTCGGCGGCGCCATGTGGGTCGCGGTCGTCGGGTCCGTGATCGGGTCGGTCGCGGTGTCGGCGGGCGGGACCGGGTCGGTGGCCGCGGTCAACTCCGGGCTCATGTACGGCAGCTTCGTGATGATCGGGATCCTGGCCGCGGCGGTGCTGGTGACGCTGTTCGTCATCGGCAGGGTCAAGACGCCCGCTGATGGCGAGAGCACGGCTCCGGCGCTGGTGCACTGA
- a CDS encoding tryptophan dimethylallyltransferase family protein produces MWPSFVADDHTPVEFSVALGRNERPAVRMIVESIAEQPDRRANLTAALEVLDRLAEKHRLDLRRLDQVRDLFLPEDPQGAFAFWYSLIVGIDAQPVIKVYLNPEVRGPGHGTELVRTALDRLGLHSAFPTVARHALRRDGLDRFSFFALDLKDDDRARVKTYVSHDSAGVADVLAAAAAVPDVDLQLLEDVAAIAGAGTSTFDRRPLMSAYNFMAGDTDRPGGYSVYIPVRDYVQDDLEACERVLAVMARCGLDPAPFVLALASIVQRPLGEGVGLIAHISLRLGRPRPGVTVYLSSEAYDVTPPRTTAMSL; encoded by the coding sequence TTGTGGCCCTCATTCGTCGCCGATGACCACACGCCTGTTGAATTCTCCGTCGCTTTGGGCAGGAACGAACGGCCGGCGGTCAGGATGATCGTCGAGTCGATCGCCGAGCAGCCGGACCGGCGGGCCAACCTGACCGCCGCGCTCGAGGTGCTCGACCGGCTCGCCGAGAAGCACCGGCTCGACCTGCGGCGGCTCGACCAGGTGCGCGACCTGTTCCTGCCGGAGGACCCGCAGGGGGCGTTCGCGTTCTGGTACTCGCTGATCGTCGGGATCGACGCGCAGCCGGTCATCAAGGTCTACCTCAACCCCGAGGTCCGCGGTCCCGGGCACGGCACCGAGCTCGTCCGCACGGCGCTGGACCGGCTCGGCCTCCACTCGGCTTTCCCCACGGTGGCGCGGCACGCGTTGCGACGTGACGGCCTCGACCGGTTCTCCTTCTTCGCACTCGACCTCAAGGACGACGACCGCGCGCGGGTGAAGACCTACGTGTCGCACGACTCCGCCGGGGTCGCCGACGTGCTGGCCGCCGCGGCCGCGGTGCCCGACGTGGACCTCCAGCTGCTGGAGGACGTCGCCGCGATCGCCGGTGCCGGCACCTCCACGTTCGACCGGCGGCCGCTGATGTCGGCCTACAACTTCATGGCCGGCGACACCGACCGGCCGGGTGGCTACTCGGTCTACATCCCGGTGCGCGACTACGTGCAGGACGACCTGGAGGCGTGTGAGCGCGTCCTCGCGGTCATGGCCAGGTGCGGGCTCGACCCGGCGCCGTTCGTGCTGGCGCTCGCGAGCATCGTGCAGCGGCCGCTCGGTGAGGGCGTGGGGCTGATCGCCCACATCTCGCTGCGCCTGGGCAGGCCGCGTCCCGGTGTCACCGTCTACCTGTCCTCCGAGGCCTACGACGTGACCCCTCCCCGAACCACAGCCATGTCGTTGTAG
- a CDS encoding nitrate- and nitrite sensing domain-containing protein → MWVLFSSYTVFDGLYLRLVASGVRDASIPAVQSFASLQKERELSMTSLSRPGSGVTALQKQWQETDSDLNTMKNAFNGLAAQAPQEVVDAINKLNGLLDQLPQQRAVLEAGTADKAEVYRFYNSVLDAGASLYNTQARIVPDAPTVQGALAAVQYFQAADAMSRAGSVAAGALTAGRFTPEDHREFVYLVGAYRSSLAAIEPNALKEVRDHYQRVVVSQPWQQLVTLENRLLQNAERPIGQSVGAADWESASRAVSAELTTLVQEQSIGAVNVALENGDDKFNTVLIGSLVALLAVIAGIFVAVRISNRLVNKALIVRLTNLKSDSLKLAHERLPDIVERLREGKHVDVAAEVPSLDYGNDEIGQVADAFNAAQYTAVAAAVKESQTREGVNRVFLDIARRNQGLVHRQLKILDRLQHEEENPEQLDAFFQLDHLATRARRNAENLIILTGEQPGRQWRKPVRMLDVVRAAVAETEQYARVKVNPVPEVALTGAAVADTIHLIAELVDNATSFSPPRSQVEVHTSEVPQGIVVEIEDQGLGIKAEDREQHNQMLAAPPDFEAMRLRGESRLGLFVVARLAARRGIRVELRECSSGGTIALVLIPAELLAGDTSAVDPQDVPQLPRPSYRQQAQQVRPETTVPQARPSTESGSELDQFWAGASTKGQVTVAGTDGPELSRAHTESWPAENTATAATAEEGGEMRRQDERPQLPRRQRQQHLVPQLANDDLRQDPDHTEFDAEERAERARHGLSAFQRGAQDARATDPELEP, encoded by the coding sequence ATGTGGGTGCTGTTCTCGTCCTACACCGTGTTCGACGGGCTGTACCTGCGCCTGGTCGCCTCCGGTGTCCGGGACGCGTCCATTCCGGCCGTGCAGTCGTTCGCCTCCCTGCAGAAGGAACGCGAGCTCAGCATGACGAGCCTGAGCCGGCCGGGTTCCGGGGTCACCGCCCTGCAGAAGCAGTGGCAGGAGACCGACTCCGACCTGAACACGATGAAAAACGCGTTCAACGGCCTCGCCGCCCAGGCGCCGCAGGAGGTCGTGGACGCGATCAACAAGCTCAACGGGCTGCTGGACCAGCTGCCGCAGCAGCGCGCCGTGCTGGAGGCGGGCACCGCCGACAAGGCCGAGGTCTACCGCTTCTACAACAGCGTCCTCGACGCCGGCGCCTCGCTCTACAACACCCAGGCCCGCATCGTGCCCGACGCACCGACGGTGCAGGGCGCGCTCGCCGCCGTGCAGTACTTCCAGGCCGCCGACGCGATGTCGCGGGCGGGCTCCGTCGCCGCCGGTGCGCTCACGGCCGGCCGGTTCACGCCCGAGGACCACCGCGAGTTCGTCTACCTCGTCGGCGCCTACCGCTCGTCGCTGGCCGCCATCGAGCCCAACGCGCTGAAGGAAGTGCGCGACCACTACCAGCGCGTCGTCGTCAGCCAGCCCTGGCAGCAGCTCGTCACACTGGAGAACCGGCTGCTGCAGAACGCGGAACGGCCCATCGGCCAGTCCGTGGGCGCGGCCGACTGGGAGTCCGCGAGCCGCGCCGTGTCGGCCGAGCTGACGACCCTGGTGCAGGAGCAGTCCATCGGTGCGGTCAACGTGGCGCTGGAGAACGGTGACGACAAGTTCAACACCGTCCTCATCGGCAGCCTCGTCGCCCTGCTCGCGGTCATCGCCGGCATCTTCGTCGCGGTCCGCATCTCCAACCGCCTGGTCAACAAGGCCTTGATCGTCCGCCTGACCAACCTGAAGAGCGACTCGCTCAAGCTCGCCCACGAGCGCCTGCCCGACATCGTCGAGCGGCTGCGCGAGGGCAAGCACGTCGACGTCGCCGCCGAGGTCCCCTCGCTCGACTACGGCAACGACGAGATCGGCCAGGTGGCCGACGCGTTCAACGCCGCGCAGTACACCGCCGTCGCCGCGGCCGTGAAGGAGAGCCAGACGCGTGAAGGCGTCAACCGGGTCTTCCTCGACATCGCGCGCCGCAACCAGGGCCTGGTGCACCGCCAGCTGAAGATCCTGGACCGGCTGCAGCACGAGGAGGAGAACCCCGAGCAGCTCGACGCGTTCTTCCAGCTCGACCACCTCGCGACCCGCGCCCGCCGCAACGCCGAGAACCTGATCATCCTCACCGGGGAGCAGCCCGGCAGGCAGTGGCGCAAGCCCGTCCGCATGCTCGACGTGGTGCGCGCCGCGGTCGCCGAGACCGAGCAGTACGCGCGGGTCAAGGTGAACCCGGTGCCCGAGGTGGCGCTGACCGGTGCCGCCGTCGCCGACACCATCCACCTGATCGCCGAGCTCGTCGACAACGCGACCTCGTTCTCACCGCCGCGCTCGCAGGTCGAGGTCCACACCAGCGAGGTCCCGCAGGGCATCGTCGTGGAGATCGAGGACCAGGGCCTCGGCATCAAGGCGGAGGACCGCGAGCAGCACAACCAGATGCTGGCCGCGCCGCCGGACTTCGAGGCGATGCGCCTGCGCGGCGAGTCGCGCCTGGGCCTGTTCGTCGTCGCCCGCCTCGCCGCCCGCCGCGGCATCCGCGTCGAGCTGCGCGAGTGCTCCTCCGGCGGCACGATCGCGCTGGTGCTGATCCCCGCCGAGCTGCTCGCGGGCGACACGAGCGCGGTGGACCCGCAGGACGTCCCGCAGCTGCCCAGGCCCTCCTACCGCCAGCAGGCGCAGCAGGTCCGGCCGGAGACCACCGTGCCGCAGGCGCGTCCGTCGACGGAGTCGGGCTCCGAGCTGGACCAGTTCTGGGCGGGCGCCTCGACCAAGGGGCAGGTGACGGTCGCCGGCACCGACGGCCCCGAGCTGTCCCGCGCCCACACCGAGAGCTGGCCCGCCGAGAACACCGCGACCGCCGCGACCGCCGAGGAAGGTGGGGAGATGCGTCGTCAGGACGAACGACCCCAGCTGCCGCGCCGGCAGCGGCAGCAGCACCTCGTTCCTCAGCTGGCGAACGACGACCTGCGCCAAGACCCCGACCACACCGAGTTCGACGCCGAGGAACGGGCCGAACGGGCCCGCCACGGCCTGTCCGCCTTCCAGCGCGGCGCTCAGGACGCGCGGGCGACGGACCCCGAACTCGAACCGTGA
- a CDS encoding NAD(P)/FAD-dependent oxidoreductase: MAVPVRNVVVIGGGVCGLATAHRLVRAGLPVTLLESSDQLGGLGTFFPSRGRWVERFYHCVMPTDDALLGLLDEVGLRESIGWQRTTMGMVVEGRHHSFNSALDLLRFRPLSLVDRVRFGVVSLLLRRLGKGEDLDRLRTEDWLRGLYGDAVWTTLLAPMFGAKFGSAFGDVPALYLWQRLGRESNDSVRGYPVGGYKSVIDALRASIEDRGGVVRTSAPVARLETAGDRVFVTLADGSVVEADHAVSTVPLPALREIADSSLAARLPEVRLRYQGVVNALFFLRKPLSGHYWAPVLRSGTDFDGVIEMSALSGTEPYDGRHLVYVMRYTDRESALYREDPDAIASRWTSQLLDLYPGVEPADVDEVRVFKAPFVEPVYPLGYLTDRPAVEVPGTRLLLATTAHVYPNVTSWNSSVELANAVTDRLLRTARRPTPQEIDAWSAESAR, translated from the coding sequence ATGGCCGTTCCTGTGCGCAACGTGGTCGTGATCGGCGGAGGTGTCTGCGGCCTCGCCACCGCACACCGGCTCGTGCGGGCCGGGCTGCCGGTGACGTTGCTGGAGAGCAGCGACCAGCTCGGCGGGCTCGGCACGTTCTTCCCGTCGCGCGGCCGGTGGGTGGAGCGCTTCTACCACTGCGTGATGCCGACCGACGACGCGTTGCTCGGCCTGCTGGACGAGGTCGGGCTGCGCGAGAGCATCGGCTGGCAGCGCACGACCATGGGAATGGTCGTCGAGGGCCGCCACCACTCGTTCAACTCCGCGCTGGACCTGCTGCGGTTCCGGCCGCTGAGCCTGGTGGACCGGGTGCGGTTCGGCGTGGTCTCGTTGCTGCTGCGGCGGTTGGGCAAGGGCGAGGACCTCGACCGGCTGCGCACCGAGGACTGGTTGCGCGGCCTGTACGGCGACGCGGTGTGGACCACGCTGCTCGCGCCGATGTTCGGTGCGAAGTTCGGGTCCGCGTTCGGTGACGTGCCCGCGCTGTACCTGTGGCAGCGCCTGGGCCGCGAGAGCAACGACTCGGTGCGCGGCTACCCGGTCGGTGGCTACAAGAGCGTGATCGACGCGTTGCGGGCGTCCATTGAGGACCGTGGCGGGGTCGTGCGCACGTCGGCTCCCGTTGCGCGCTTGGAGACGGCGGGCGACCGCGTGTTCGTCACGCTGGCGGACGGTTCGGTGGTCGAGGCGGACCACGCGGTCTCCACGGTGCCGCTGCCGGCGTTGCGCGAGATCGCGGACTCCTCGTTGGCCGCGCGGCTGCCCGAGGTCCGGTTGCGCTACCAGGGCGTGGTCAACGCGTTGTTCTTCCTCCGCAAGCCGTTGTCGGGGCACTACTGGGCGCCGGTGCTGCGCTCGGGCACGGACTTCGACGGCGTGATCGAGATGTCCGCGTTGTCGGGCACCGAACCGTACGACGGCCGGCACCTGGTGTACGTCATGCGCTACACCGACCGGGAGTCCGCGCTGTACCGCGAGGACCCGGACGCCATCGCGTCGCGGTGGACCTCGCAGCTGCTGGACCTGTACCCCGGTGTGGAGCCGGCGGACGTCGACGAGGTGCGCGTGTTCAAGGCGCCGTTCGTCGAACCCGTGTACCCGCTGGGCTACCTGACCGACCGGCCCGCCGTGGAGGTGCCCGGCACCCGGCTGCTGCTCGCCACCACCGCCCACGTCTACCCGAACGTCACCAGCTGGAACTCGAGCGTCGAGCTCGCCAACGCGGTGACCGACCGCCTCCTGCGCACCGCCAGGAGACCCACGCCTCAGGAGATCGACGCATGGTCAGCAGAATCGGCGCGGTGA
- a CDS encoding GTP-binding protein yields the protein MVSVQSDQRGDDLVVPVAVKIVVAGGFGAGKTTMVGSVSEITPLRTEELLTAAGEEIDDIVGVEGKNTTTVALDFGRITINPELVLYLFGTPGQDRFWFMWDELASGSIGAVVLVDTRRLETGFAAIDFFERRQIPFVVAVNCFDGSYSYTEAEVRHALDVTDSVPLMLCDARDRESAKAVLVRVIEHAMNRISVPA from the coding sequence ATGGTGTCCGTGCAATCTGACCAGCGCGGCGACGACCTCGTCGTCCCCGTCGCCGTCAAGATCGTCGTCGCCGGCGGTTTCGGTGCCGGCAAGACCACGATGGTCGGGTCGGTCAGCGAGATCACCCCGTTGCGGACCGAGGAGCTCCTCACCGCGGCGGGTGAGGAGATCGACGACATCGTCGGCGTCGAGGGCAAGAACACCACGACGGTCGCGCTGGACTTCGGTCGCATCACGATCAACCCCGAGCTGGTGCTCTACCTGTTCGGCACGCCGGGTCAGGACCGGTTCTGGTTCATGTGGGACGAACTGGCGTCGGGCTCGATCGGCGCGGTGGTGCTCGTCGACACCCGCCGGCTGGAGACCGGGTTCGCCGCGATCGACTTCTTCGAGCGCAGGCAGATCCCGTTCGTGGTCGCCGTGAACTGCTTCGACGGCAGCTACTCCTACACCGAGGCGGAGGTGCGCCACGCCCTGGACGTCACCGACTCGGTGCCGCTGATGCTGTGCGACGCACGGGACCGCGAGTCGGCGAAGGCGGTGCTGGTGCGGGTGATCGAGCACGCGATGAACCGCATCAGCGTGCCTGCCTGA
- a CDS encoding DUF742 domain-containing protein: MTIHSGDWWYDEAAGPLVRPYALVSGRTRPVWGDLHLTTQVRAIRTSNDPGSLSVEHTEIMKLCRKPLSVAEVAAYLHAPLVVVKVLLSDLIQRGDVITRDPSRMATAMDMNLLQKVLDGVRAI; encoded by the coding sequence ATGACCATCCACTCGGGAGACTGGTGGTACGACGAGGCGGCCGGTCCACTGGTCCGCCCGTACGCGCTGGTGAGCGGCCGCACCCGGCCGGTGTGGGGCGATCTGCACCTCACGACCCAGGTGCGGGCCATCCGCACCTCGAACGACCCCGGCTCGCTCTCGGTGGAGCACACCGAGATCATGAAGCTGTGCCGCAAGCCGCTGTCCGTCGCGGAGGTGGCCGCCTACCTGCACGCGCCGCTGGTCGTGGTGAAGGTGCTGCTGAGCGACCTGATCCAGCGCGGGGACGTCATCACCCGCGACCCGTCGCGGATGGCGACCGCGATGGACATGAACCTACTGCAGAAGGTGCTGGATGGTGTCCGTGCAATCTGA
- a CDS encoding lysyl oxidase family protein, protein MVSRIGAVITALTVTAATLVSSQQVHAGSTQLLPDLRQAPIGCPGGFTGNPASCRDWDVCLVRDASKPRGQCAPDGRGRVEAVRLRFTTSIDNIGDGPLLLHAHRDNHDMPTMKVRQAIQSGEDGSIPRTYREANRETFSSAYYEPAESHEHWHLLNFEYFQLRTPDGNVVVTDRKNGFCIGDRYDVRDDLPNRPLDPATPAGNLAGQLNGHMCEHHNPAALDVMFGISVGSGDDYKHTVDFQWLDLTKVPSGVYDVVNVANPDRALLEKDYSNNASSMSISVQWPGGATNPPAVIDAAPVVRLLRSCPGQDRCAKRDKQAR, encoded by the coding sequence ATGGTCAGCAGAATCGGCGCGGTGATCACCGCACTCACGGTCACCGCAGCAACTCTCGTGTCCTCCCAGCAGGTGCACGCCGGCTCGACCCAGCTGCTGCCCGACCTGCGGCAGGCACCGATCGGCTGCCCCGGCGGCTTCACCGGCAACCCGGCCTCCTGCCGGGACTGGGACGTCTGCCTGGTGCGGGACGCCTCGAAGCCCCGCGGCCAGTGCGCACCGGACGGCCGCGGCCGGGTCGAGGCCGTCCGCCTCCGGTTCACCACCTCGATCGACAACATCGGCGACGGCCCCCTGCTGCTGCACGCCCACCGCGACAACCACGACATGCCCACGATGAAGGTGCGCCAGGCGATCCAGTCCGGCGAGGACGGTTCCATCCCCCGCACCTACCGCGAGGCCAACCGGGAGACGTTCTCCAGCGCCTACTACGAACCCGCCGAGTCGCACGAACACTGGCACCTGCTCAACTTCGAGTACTTCCAGCTGCGCACCCCCGACGGCAACGTGGTCGTGACGGACCGCAAGAACGGGTTCTGCATCGGCGACCGCTACGACGTGCGCGACGACCTCCCGAACCGCCCGCTCGACCCGGCAACCCCCGCCGGCAACCTGGCAGGCCAGCTCAACGGCCACATGTGCGAACACCACAACCCGGCCGCACTGGACGTCATGTTCGGCATCTCCGTCGGCTCCGGCGACGACTACAAGCACACGGTCGACTTCCAGTGGCTCGACCTGACCAAGGTGCCGTCCGGCGTCTACGACGTGGTCAACGTCGCCAACCCCGACCGCGCCCTGCTGGAGAAGGACTACAGCAACAACGCGTCGTCGATGTCGATCTCGGTGCAGTGGCCGGGGGGAGCGACGAATCCACCGGCCGTGATCGACGCCGCGCCGGTGGTGAGGCTGCTGCGCAGCTGCCCCGGCCAGGACCGCTGCGCGAAGCGGGACAAGCAGGCGCGGTGA
- a CDS encoding tryptophanase, translating into MEPYRIKVVEPIPITTRDYRERRYAEAGYNQFNLTADDVTIDLLSDSGTGALSAEQQAAGMRGDETYAGARSFFRFREVAEELTGFPHIFPVHQGRAAERILFSALLKPGQLSVGNTHFDTTRANVELVGAVVRDLPCPEAADLDSDAPFKGDIDLVALEAVLAGPEDVGLVLMTITNNGGGGQPVSMANLEAVSALCRRFGVPFFLDAARFAENAWLVTQREERYRDHSPRDVAKLAFRLADGCVVSLKKDGIVHIGGMLALADTELAKQCELLLIATEGFRTYGGLSGRDLDMCAQGLMEVTHPAYLKERADATAYLAQCAREAGVDSVTPTGVHAVYLNAGRLLPHIPSHQFTGHALASELYLAGGVRCAELGSLYLGEINESGELLTPAPFELVRLAIPRRVYTRSHLEYVAETLASIAKHPERVPGYRLTEAPAVLRPFRARLDQVR; encoded by the coding sequence GTGGAGCCGTACCGCATCAAGGTCGTCGAGCCCATCCCCATCACCACCCGCGACTACCGCGAGCGCCGGTACGCCGAGGCCGGTTACAACCAGTTCAACCTGACGGCCGACGACGTCACGATCGACCTGCTGAGCGACTCCGGCACCGGTGCGTTGTCGGCCGAGCAGCAGGCGGCCGGGATGCGCGGCGACGAGACGTACGCGGGTGCGCGGTCGTTCTTCCGGTTCCGGGAGGTCGCCGAGGAGCTCACCGGCTTCCCGCACATCTTCCCGGTGCACCAGGGGCGCGCGGCCGAGCGGATCCTGTTCTCCGCGCTGCTCAAGCCGGGTCAGCTGTCCGTCGGCAACACGCACTTCGACACGACCCGCGCGAACGTCGAGCTGGTCGGTGCCGTGGTGCGGGACCTGCCCTGCCCGGAGGCCGCGGACCTCGACAGCGACGCGCCGTTCAAGGGCGACATCGACCTCGTCGCGCTGGAGGCGGTGCTGGCGGGGCCGGAGGACGTCGGCCTGGTGCTGATGACGATCACGAACAACGGCGGCGGCGGGCAGCCGGTGTCGATGGCGAACCTCGAGGCCGTGAGCGCGCTGTGCCGCCGGTTCGGGGTGCCGTTCTTCCTCGACGCGGCCCGGTTCGCCGAGAACGCGTGGCTGGTCACGCAGCGGGAGGAGCGCTACCGCGACCACTCCCCGCGCGACGTGGCGAAGCTGGCGTTCCGGCTGGCCGACGGGTGCGTGGTGAGCCTGAAGAAGGACGGCATCGTCCACATCGGAGGGATGCTCGCGCTCGCGGACACCGAGCTGGCCAAGCAGTGCGAGCTGCTGCTGATCGCCACCGAGGGTTTCCGCACCTACGGCGGGCTTTCCGGGCGTGACCTGGACATGTGCGCGCAGGGCCTGATGGAGGTCACGCACCCGGCGTACCTCAAGGAACGTGCCGACGCCACCGCCTACCTCGCCCAGTGCGCGCGCGAGGCCGGTGTGGACAGTGTCACGCCGACGGGTGTGCACGCGGTCTACCTCAACGCGGGCCGGTTGTTGCCGCACATCCCGTCACACCAGTTCACCGGTCATGCGCTGGCCTCGGAGCTGTACCTGGCGGGCGGTGTGCGGTGTGCCGAGCTGGGGTCGCTCTACCTCGGCGAGATCAACGAGTCCGGCGAGCTGCTCACGCCGGCGCCGTTCGAGCTGGTGCGCCTGGCGATCCCCCGCCGCGTCTACACCCGCAGCCACCTCGAGTACGTGGCCGAGACGCTCGCGAGCATCGCGAAGCACCCCGAACGCGTGCCCGGCTACCGCCTGACGGAGGCGCCGGCGGTGCTGCGCCCGTTCCGCGCCCGGCTCGACCAGGTCCGCTGA
- a CDS encoding MarR family winged helix-turn-helix transcriptional regulator — MTARTASDLLLQLQLLGRDIELEAAKRLEQAGTSLRVVSVLMCADQHEKTQGELAELACLDKSTMVHTVDALERDGLASRKPSQTDRRARVVEVTDSGRDLVSSTEPVLADLYDAVLARLPEEDREQFLRSLNTLVAGRSLEPVVTVERAPRRRSAR; from the coding sequence ATGACCGCACGCACTGCCAGCGACCTGTTGTTGCAGCTCCAGCTGCTGGGTCGGGACATCGAGCTAGAGGCCGCCAAGCGGCTGGAGCAGGCAGGTACCTCACTGCGCGTCGTCAGCGTGCTGATGTGCGCGGACCAGCACGAGAAGACCCAAGGCGAGCTCGCCGAGCTCGCCTGCCTCGACAAGTCGACCATGGTGCACACGGTCGACGCCCTGGAACGCGACGGCCTGGCCTCCCGCAAGCCGTCGCAGACCGACCGGCGCGCGCGGGTGGTCGAGGTGACCGACTCGGGCCGTGACCTGGTGTCGTCGACCGAGCCGGTGCTGGCGGACCTGTACGACGCGGTGCTCGCGCGGTTGCCGGAGGAGGACCGGGAGCAGTTCCTGCGGTCGTTGAACACGCTGGTGGCGGGGCGGTCGCTGGAGCCGGTGGTGACGGTGGAGCGGGCGCCGCGGAGGCGGTCGGCGCGCTGA